In Anaerolineae bacterium, one DNA window encodes the following:
- the hemL gene encoding glutamate-1-semialdehyde 2,1-aminomutase encodes MRIAQSIEWFKKAQRVLPGGVDSPVRALRAVGGQPLFIQRGEGPYLYDVDGNRFIDYVLSWGPLVLGHAHPEVVEALQQAVARGTSYGAPSPLEVELAELVRVFFPSIEMIRFVNSGTEATMSALRLARAYTGRDKIVKFQGCYHGHADMLLVQAGSGVATLGLPDSPGVPRGATQDTLVARYNNLESVRALFKQYPEEIAAVIVEPVAGNMGVVPPVEGFLQGLREITRQHGALLIFDEVMTGWRVHPGGAQALYGVTPDLTTLGKVIGGGLPVGAYGGRRDIMEMVAPVGPMYQAGTLSGNPLAMTAGIVTLRVLQRPGVWERLEAAARRLTEGIGAAARAAGVPVQQTRVGTMFAVFFTETPVRDWETVKTSDTARFARFFRAMLERGVYLAPSQFEAGFVSLAHDDAVIEATIEAAREALKLVGA; translated from the coding sequence ATGCGCATTGCCCAATCCATTGAATGGTTCAAAAAAGCCCAGCGTGTACTGCCCGGCGGGGTGGATTCGCCGGTGCGGGCCTTGCGTGCGGTGGGTGGACAGCCGTTGTTCATTCAGCGCGGCGAAGGGCCTTATCTGTACGATGTGGACGGCAATCGGTTCATCGACTATGTGCTCTCGTGGGGGCCCCTCGTTTTGGGGCACGCCCATCCGGAGGTGGTCGAGGCCTTGCAGCAGGCGGTGGCCCGAGGCACCAGTTATGGCGCGCCCAGCCCGCTGGAAGTGGAGTTGGCCGAGTTGGTGCGCGTTTTCTTCCCTTCCATCGAGATGATTCGCTTCGTCAACTCGGGCACCGAAGCCACCATGAGCGCGCTGCGCCTGGCGCGGGCATACACCGGGCGGGACAAAATCGTCAAGTTCCAGGGTTGCTATCACGGCCATGCGGACATGTTGCTGGTGCAGGCCGGGTCTGGCGTGGCGACTTTGGGCCTGCCCGATTCCCCTGGGGTGCCGCGCGGAGCCACCCAGGATACCCTGGTGGCGCGCTACAACAACCTGGAGAGCGTGCGCGCCCTATTCAAGCAGTATCCCGAGGAAATTGCCGCCGTGATCGTCGAGCCGGTGGCCGGGAACATGGGCGTGGTGCCGCCGGTGGAGGGCTTTTTACAAGGCCTGCGCGAGATCACCCGCCAACACGGCGCGCTGCTCATCTTTGACGAGGTGATGACGGGATGGCGAGTGCATCCCGGTGGCGCGCAGGCGCTCTACGGGGTGACGCCCGACCTGACCACCCTGGGCAAGGTCATCGGCGGCGGGCTGCCGGTGGGCGCTTACGGCGGGCGGCGCGACATCATGGAGATGGTCGCGCCGGTGGGGCCGATGTACCAGGCGGGTACGCTCTCGGGGAACCCGCTGGCCATGACGGCGGGCATCGTCACCTTGCGGGTGCTGCAACGCCCGGGGGTGTGGGAACGCCTGGAGGCTGCGGCTCGCCGCCTGACCGAGGGCATCGGCGCAGCGGCCCGCGCTGCGGGGGTGCCGGTGCAGCAAACCCGTGTGGGGACGATGTTCGCCGTCTTCTTCACCGAGACGCCGGTGCGCGATTGGGAGACGGTGAAAACCAGCGACACCGCGCGCTTTGCCCGTTTCTTCCGGGCCATGCTAGAACGCGGGGTGTACCTGGCCCCCTCTCAGTTCGAGGCCGGCTTCGTCAGCCTGGCTCATGACGACGCGGTGATCGAAGCCACGATAGAGGCAGCGAGGGAGGCGTTGAAACTTGTTGGGGCGTGA